The Chryseolinea soli nucleotide sequence AGAAAGGATCGTGTTAGTTCTTTTGGAGGGCGGTCATTATCCCGGTGAAGTGGGCTTTTAATATTTTTCCTTCGATCGATCCGGCGATGTCTATGGTATAATCTCGTCCTGACCGCGTCACGGCCATCTGTCCCGCGGCAAAGGAGAATACTTGCGGGCCCTGTGGTGAGGATGGGTCCGCGTCGTCCAACTGTACGCGCCCTTCCGGCATTTCAAAAACATTCGCGGGACTTTCTGTTCCAGTAAAAGTGTACGTTCCTGCATCCAAATCCTGTGTGGCATTATAGACCGTCAGCTCGATGGCATTTCCCTGCCCCGTCATCGTGTGCCCATCGGTGACAAGACCTGCGGACAAAAGCATGAATGTATTTTCATAACAGCGTGTGCCATTTCCGCCGCTGACATCAGGCGAAGACGCATAAAGTAGAAAAGCCGATCGCAAACCCCTGGTGCGACCATCGAAGTTGAAAGCGTTGGCCTTCGTATCATCATCTTTTTTGCACCTGACCATACTAGATAAGAAAATGCATGCCACCGTAACGATCATGCGGCCGGCGATGCGTAGGGTGATGAAACGCATAACGTTGTGTGTTTAGGTTCTCACCCCAATGTAGCCGTCGCCACTGCAATAGGTTTGCAGTATCCACATAAACAAAAATCAATAGTTAGCTTAACTGCTAGAATGATTTTACAGTAGTGTAAGCGTTGTAAAGGATGCCGCGCATATCAGAAACGGTGTGCAACCGATCACCCAAAAATCACTCAGGATAATGAACAGAAGCCAGGGAGGAAGAAAGCCGATGGAAAAGAGCGCTGAGAAAAAAGAGGCCGAGCCCATGGACGGCCGAGAAGGGGGGTAAAAAAAAATCACTCCTTTTGAGAGTGATTTTTCCATGTGCCGAAGGGGGGACTCGAACCCCCACAGCTTGCGCCACACGCCCCTGAAACGTGCGTGTCTACCAATTTCACCACTTCGGCAAGTGTCTTTCAAAATTCAGGGTTCTCCGGTCCGTCTCGACTGGAGTTTTTTGTTTTTGGGTGCCCAGGACTGGACTCGAACCAGCACACCGGTTAAGGCACTACCCCCTCAAAGTAGCGTGTCTACCAATTTCACCACCTGGGCATTTTCTTCGCCGTATGAGGTACGAAGGGCGACAAAAGTAAGAAGCTTTTCAGCATTAAGCAAAAAGGCTTTTAAATAAAACGGGCTATCCAGGCCCCCAGGGCCAGGGCCGAAAAACCGGCCACCAGGCTCACCGATGTGTACAGAAACGCGGTTCCGAGCATTTTTTGCTGGAACAGGCTGAAATTCTCCCAGGCAAAGGCCGAAAATGTGGTGAATCCGCCACAAAATCCAGCGCCCAGGAACAAGCGCCAGTTCTCGGTCATGCCGGTTTTGCGCACGGCAAGGACATAAAAAAGGCCTATTAAAAAAGAGCCCACCAGATTCACCGTCAGGGTGCCATAAGGAAAAGCGGTGTTCATTTTCTCGTCTAAGCCTTTTACCGTGAGGTAGCGGGCCACGCTGCCGATGGAGCCGCCGATAGCGATTATCAGAATTTTGAAGAGGTTCATTGGGATACAGATATTAACCGGCGTTTCATTTTAAAATGAGCTATGTGGTCCAGAAGCTGCAGACCGCCTTTGTTCATCCTTGTAATTTTAACATTGCGCGTTAAAATTACAAGGATAAAAAACGGGAGGAATGATCTTTGAGCTTCACCATGCCATGCCGATGAAGTCGCCGCGTCAGGGTAGGCACTACGATTTATTTCGATGGCTTCAATTTTGCCATGTCAAAATAATCCCAAAATGTGTTTGAATAAACGTAGCCGTCTTTGAATCCAAATTTCAGACGGAACGCTGCTTTAGTGTTGCCTTTGTAGCGAGGTAATTTTGCAATGAGCATGTTTTTTGGATCGAGAATTAAATCTCTCGCTAGGACACCGCATAGGTCAAGCTGCTCCTTATCAAGCATTACCCAGCGGCCGTGGTCATCTTTCACTTCTTGCACCATTCGCCGAATCATGTTGTGCGTCCCTAAATAAAGGAGAGAATCGGAATGATTCGTGATGACAATTGGAAACGCTTTCTGATATTTTATAGAATCCACAATCCAGTTTCCACTTTCTTCATCAGGATGAGAAAAATGATGTGGTTCCAGCATATGGAACAATGTATCGACCTGTATACTGATGTTGTTAGGCGTGATCTTCGCCCAGTTGTGGGCGTTTTCATACTTTCCATATTGCCCTTTGCCAACGCGTGACGAAATCGGTTGACGTGGCAGAACGATAGTGTCGGTGGACTCACCCAAGTAATACACCATGAAGTCGGCGCAAGAATGAAATTCCATCAATTCACCGGCGACGACAATCGAATCGATCAGGGTTAGATTTTGATGGGATTGAATGTGGAGTAGCTCTATTTTTCGACGGCAGGAAACCAACGCGGCCACCATCAATAAAGGCAGAACTACTCGGACGGTAAGTATGTTGAAACGGGGATGGCATTGTAATGTCATGCTACTGTAATGAGGCCGTCCCGAGAAAGACACAAAGAAATGTCTCTGTATGTTGTAACTAACTGATAATCAAGAGCCGAGGATGGGAATTGAACCCACGACCTGCTGATTACGAATCAGCTGCTCTACCCCTGAGCTACCTCGGCTTGTTTGGGGGCAAAAATAATCGATGAAAGTTTACGGCCGACATCGAAACGCATTTCGTTCTGCGTAAATTACTAAATTGTCGCAATTATGCTCTCCAAGAAATGTAAATACGCCATTCACGCCCTCGTCCACATGGCCAAGGAGCCTGAAAAGAAGTTCCTGATCAAGGATATTTCGGAAGCCTGTAACATCCCCAAGAAGTTCCTGGAGGCCATCCTGCTGGAACTCAAGCGAGCGGGTGTGCTAGGGAGCAAACAGGGTAAGGGCGGCGGCTATTTCCTGCGTCAGGATCCGGCCACGGTAAACCTGGCCGAGGTGCTGAGGATGTTCGACGGGACCATCGCGCTGGTTTCGTGCGCCGCCCATAAATTCTATGAACCCTGTACGGAGTGCGAGGACGAGGCAACCTGTAGCCTTCACCATGCCTTCCTGGAAATACGCATGGCCACCGTAGAGATGCTGAAGAACGAAACGCTGGAGGGGCTGGCTAAGAAAGAGTTGAAAATGAAGGCCAAGAAAAAGGCCAAAGCCTGAACTTTTGCCCCCCGAAAAGCTTTGTAATATTTTCTACCCTAAACTCTATAAATTCAATAGATTTAGGCTGCCGAAGCGCAGTTTCAAAATACTTTACTTAACGAATTGTTTCACAAAAAAATCCTGAATTATGTCAATCAGACTAGGCGACATCGCCCCCGATTTCACGGCCGAGACCACAGAGGGCACTATTAAATTTCACGACTGGCTGGGCAACAGCTGGGGCGTATTGTTCTCGCACCCTGCCGACTTCACGCCGGTGTGTACTACCGAGTTGGGTGCCGTAGCCAAGCTGCGCTCCGAGTTCGACAAGCGCAATGTGAAGGTGATGGCCATCAGCGCCGACCCCCTGGATTCGCACAACCGCTGGATCGGCGACATCAACGAGACCCAGAAGACCGTGGTGAACTATCCCCTGATTGCAGACCCCGAATTTAAGATTGCCAATCTGTACGACATGGTCCACCCGGCCGTAACGGATAAGTTCACCGTGCGTTCCGTATTCGTGATCGGTCCCGATAAAAAGGTGAAGCTCACCATCACCTACCCGGCTTCTACCGGGCGCAATTTTGATGAGATCCTCCGCGTCATCGACAGCCTGCAACTGACGGCCAACTATAGCGTGGCCACGCCCGCCAACTGGAAACACGGCGAGGACGTGATCATCACCGCCGCGGTGAAGGACGAGGACATCGCCACTAAATTCCCGAAAGGCCATACCCGCGTGAAACCTTATTTGAGAACCACGCCTCAACCGAATATTTAAGATCTTTTCAATTGTGAGCCCTACGAGCCCTCCGGATTACCTTCCGGGGGGCTTTGTCTTTTCCAGGGATCCCTGCATTAAATGACCAGCCAACTGCTGAATAGGGGAATTGAACGTTAAAAATGACGATGCTCATAACCTTTCGGGGTTTGGCACGTAATAACACGCACGAAGAATTTCAGAATTCTTCACCCTCCCGGTGGCATACGATGTTGTATCGATGGCCGTCCGGTGATGTCTCAAAGGCCTCTCACTAAACCAGATCGCTCCATTCGCGCGATAAAACGTTTGCATAACTCCGATTCGCAGGATGAATGGAGCGGAACGTTTAAAAAATCATAAACGCAACGTGCGTTATTAAAAAAGTAAATAAGACCGATATGCCTCTGCCCCGGGGAAAGAAAAAATAAAAGCATAGGGGTAAACGACAACAGAATTGTCATACATGAAAATTGAACGATTATGGAAAATAGGATCAATCTCGCCCCATCCGTCAATGATTATCTGAGACGCTTTTATGTTGCTCAAAACAATCTTCACCAATTAATCAAAGAAGAGCGCCTGCAGAAACGCATCCAAAAAAGTAAGCGGCAGCTCCTGAAAGCTGAATGAACAAAACCCAAAGACTCTCTATCATCGGTGGCGGCATCGGAGGCCTCACCCTGGCCATTGCGCTCCGGAAAAAAGGTTACCCCGTAACCGTCTATGAAAATGCTCCCGAGCTCAAGCCGCTTGGCGCGGGCCTCGGTCTGGCAGCCAACGCCATCAAAGCCTTTCAACAGATCGGCATCCGCGACGACGTGTTGAAAGCGGGAAGGGTACTAAAGAAATTTATCATCAAAGACCAGCAAGGCCAGGCATTGTCGACGGCCAATGCCGAGCGCATGAGTGCCAAGTTTGGTGCTCCCAATAATTTCACCATTCACCGCGCTGATCTTCACCAGGTGCTTCTATCACAGCTTCCCGAGGGCGTGGTGCAAAAAGGCAAAGGCTGCTCCGATTTTGAGCAGACGTCCAGTGGTGTGCGGCTTCATTTTACCGATGGCACTTCCGTGGAAACAGACTATGTGGTGGCCTGCGATGGCATTCACTCCGTCTTTCGCAAAAAGTTGTTGCCAGGAAGTACGCCGCGTTATGCAGGCTACACGTGTTGGCGCGCTGTGATCGATAAAATTCCTCCGTCGTTGAACATGGAAGAGACCTCGGAGACATGGGGACCCGGAAGCCGTTTTGGCATTGTGCCGCTGTCGCGCCAACGGATCTATTGGTTTGCAACGATCAACGCTGGGGCAAACGACCAGGAGAAGAAAGCCTATGGTGTGGCCGAGCTCTCGAAACATTTTGGAGCGTTCCACGCAGACGTTAGGAATGTTCTCGCGCAAACGCAAGATGCCCAGTTGATCTGGAACGACATCATCGACCTGAAACCCTTGAAACAATTTGCCTTTGGAAATATTTTGTTAATGGGCGACGCCGCGCATGCCACCACACCCAACCTGGGGCAGGGTGCGTGTATGGCGATTGAAGACGCGGTGATCCTGGCGAATTGCCTCGCCGAAAATGCAGAACCCATCGTCGCGTTTCAGCGCTTTGAAACCCGTCGTCTAAGACGCACACGTCACATCATCCGGGATTCGCGGCGCCTGGGGCGGATCGCGCAATTGGAGAATCCATTTCTTATCAAGCTGCGCAATGCTGCCGTGCGGCTCACACCACAGCGGGTCACGGAAAATCAGTTCAAGTTTATTTCAGAAGTTTCTTTTCAATAGTCGCTTTCGTAGCGGGTGCCGTGTTGAGAGAAACGTTGCTTAGGGCGATGTATTTCTATGCGCAGCGCTAAGCGCAGGGAGCAACCTTCGCGGGCTTTGCTGTGAAAATTCCGTTGCTTTGGATACTTTCGTTTTTCATAACATTACATTTTACTCCCATGCACTACCGTACCGCCACCGAAGAGGATGCACCCCGATTGTTGAGATTGTATAAAGCCGTATCGCGCGTG carries:
- a CDS encoding FAD-dependent monooxygenase; the encoded protein is MNKTQRLSIIGGGIGGLTLAIALRKKGYPVTVYENAPELKPLGAGLGLAANAIKAFQQIGIRDDVLKAGRVLKKFIIKDQQGQALSTANAERMSAKFGAPNNFTIHRADLHQVLLSQLPEGVVQKGKGCSDFEQTSSGVRLHFTDGTSVETDYVVACDGIHSVFRKKLLPGSTPRYAGYTCWRAVIDKIPPSLNMEETSETWGPGSRFGIVPLSRQRIYWFATINAGANDQEKKAYGVAELSKHFGAFHADVRNVLAQTQDAQLIWNDIIDLKPLKQFAFGNILLMGDAAHATTPNLGQGACMAIEDAVILANCLAENAEPIVAFQRFETRRLRRTRHIIRDSRRLGRIAQLENPFLIKLRNAAVRLTPQRVTENQFKFISEVSFQ
- a CDS encoding RrF2 family transcriptional regulator; this translates as MLSKKCKYAIHALVHMAKEPEKKFLIKDISEACNIPKKFLEAILLELKRAGVLGSKQGKGGGYFLRQDPATVNLAEVLRMFDGTIALVSCAAHKFYEPCTECEDEATCSLHHAFLEIRMATVEMLKNETLEGLAKKELKMKAKKKAKA
- a CDS encoding peroxiredoxin; this encodes MSIRLGDIAPDFTAETTEGTIKFHDWLGNSWGVLFSHPADFTPVCTTELGAVAKLRSEFDKRNVKVMAISADPLDSHNRWIGDINETQKTVVNYPLIADPEFKIANLYDMVHPAVTDKFTVRSVFVIGPDKKVKLTITYPASTGRNFDEILRVIDSLQLTANYSVATPANWKHGEDVIITAAVKDEDIATKFPKGHTRVKPYLRTTPQPNI
- the crcB gene encoding fluoride efflux transporter CrcB, with protein sequence MNLFKILIIAIGGSIGSVARYLTVKGLDEKMNTAFPYGTLTVNLVGSFLIGLFYVLAVRKTGMTENWRLFLGAGFCGGFTTFSAFAWENFSLFQQKMLGTAFLYTSVSLVAGFSALALGAWIARFI